GCTGGGGTGCGCGGGCTTTCGCGTTTTTCCGAGATCCCCTTTTTTGCGAATCGAGATACCGCGGAGTGTCTGCAAGGGAAACTGGAACGAGGGGTGCAGTGGAAGATTTTTGAAACGGGTCGCCCTTTTGTTTTTCGGGACCTCGAAGTTCGGCCTGTGGGTGTTCCCCATGATGCCTATGATCCGGTCTGTTTTATCTTCCAGTGGGGGAGGGATGATCTTTTTTCGCCACGGCAAAGCCTTGCTTGGATCAACGACCTCGGGCACGTGCCACCCGCGATACATCCTGTTCTTTCACGAGCCGAGACCGTAGTGATTGAGTCAAACTACGACGAGGATATGCTGGAATCAGATGTGAAACGACCCTGGTCGCTCAAGCAGCGGATCCGGGGGCGTCATGGGCATTTATCGAACAAAGATACCTTGGCGGCTTTGCAACAGGTCGAGCGCCCTCGCTGGCGGTCGGTTCACCTTTCTCATCTCAGCCGGGACTGTAATTCGGTTTCTCTGGTTGAGGATACTTTTGGGCCGTTTTTTGAGTCTCTGGCGCATGAGGTGGAGATGACTGTGGTTTCGCCGGGGTAGGAGAGTGGCGGTATCCCTCTAGCACGCTGACGATAGTCAGTGTGTAGGCCGTTTTCCAACGCCACCTCAAATCAATGACTATCGCCGTCGAGCTGCAGCCCCCCCGTTTTTCTGCAAAATACTCGACACCTCTCGAAGAATGGCTGGCACGCCGCTAGCTAGTCCGTCTAGGGTAGCTGGATTCGCTATGCATCATCGAAACACGAAGATAATTTTCACGATTGGGCCGGCTAGTGATAGCCCGGAAATGCTGAGATCATTGATCCGAGAGGGCGTCGATGTCTGCCGCGTCAATATGGCCCACGCTCCGCGGGAGGCTGTCGCGGGGATTGTCGCTAAAGTCCGGGCGGCGGGCGAGGCGGAGGAGCGGCCGATAGCCGTAATGGTTGATATCAAAGGTCCGGAGATTCGGACGGGTGCACTTGAACAGTCGATTGAACTTGCTGTTGGTGATTCGATCGATTTCGCCTGTTCCGAAGACGCTGAGAAACGCGAAGGGATTCCTTTGGTAGAGGTGAACTATCCAGGTCTGATCAATGACGTGGAAGAGGGCTCTTCTATCCTGGTAGACAATGGTCTTCTCCGCTTCAAGGTCGTTGAGAAAATGCAGAGTCGGCTCGGATGTGTGGTGGAAATTGGTGGAAGTCTCGGAAGCCGTAGACACATCAACCTTCCCGGAACTCGAGTGAGTCTTCCCTGTCTCACGGACAAAGACAGAAAGGATATCGATGCCAGTCTCGCGGCGGGCGTGGAGTTTTTCGCCCAATCCTTTGTGCGTGAGCCGGAGGACGTGGAAGTATTCCGTCGCTATCTACAAAAAAAGAGGAGCAGTGCTCGAATCATTGCGAAAATCGAGGATCAACAGGCGATCCGCAATTTAGACGACATCATTCGTGCTTCCGATGGATTGATGGTGGCTCGGGGTGACCTGGGGATTGAGTGTCCTTATGAAGACCTTCCGGTGATTCAACAGAGAGCAGTATCGACGTGTATTCGTCTGACAAAACCCGCGATTGTAGCGACTCACATGCTCGAATCGATGATTGAGAATCCCGTTCCGACGCGCGCCGAGGTTTCCGATGTGACCTACGCTGTCGGCCAGCGCGCCGACGCGATCATGTTGTCGGGGGAAACTACCGTTGGGAAATTTCCTTTAGAGTGCGTGAGGGTTTTTAAGAGGATTGCAGAGACAACGGAACGGTTGGAAGAGTCGGAAACGCGGATACCGGTTCCGTTGAAACGCCCAAAAAGTAAACTTCTTAGATCGGCAGCACAATTGGCGGAAGACATCGAAGGTGCCAGTGTGGTTGTTTTTACCCGCGCTGGAAACTTACCCCAAGTAGTCTCGTCGTTGCGCCCTCACGGTAGTCCGATTTTTGCTTTCACGGATCTGCCGAAACTAGCTCCCCAGCTACGTTTGTTGCGGGGTGTGCATCCATTTGTCTTGCCATTCGAGGAAGATAGAGAGGAGACGATCCTCAATGCATTCAAGATGTTGGTGGATAAGGGCTTTGCGAGCGTCGATTCCTGGGCCGTGGTCATTACGAGTGTGTTGCGGCTCGACCAAACGGTGAATGGTCTCCAGCTCAGGCAAATTGAAGTCTGATCGAGTTTCCTACCTCTTAAGAAGCTGCTTTGTTTTTTGACAATGTGAATGTGAAGGTGATGGTGAGTAACGCTCTGCGCGTTGAATCCAAAGACCGTATTTCACATGGATAGAGTAGCGTCCGCGGCGGACACGGACGATTTCAGTTTCACTGGTAACCTTCAGCCTTTTCCGGTCATCGGTCTTTGCGACCGATGTTACATGGATCTAGCCGTAAAGACTCTTAAAACAGGGTCATTCCAATCTTAGCCTCACTCAAGATGAGGAGAATAATGTAGATCCTTTTACTCTCTTTGAGATCTGTGGTCCTGCCTCGACACCAGGTTGATTGTCAGGACTTATTCATCGAAAGGCGGGCCCTCTCCCTTGTTGTGGGGATGTTCTTCTCGACCCGGAAGGTTCGCGAAAGACATGGTGGACTGCCCGTCTTTCGTCTACGTAGGTAAAAGAAACAATGACTGGTTTCCTTTTAGTTGTCGGATTGCTGCTGGGATTGGCGGTCTTGGGGTTTTGGATCTTCCCCGACATCTCTCGTTGGATCTTGGTTTTGTTGGTATCCCGATCGTTTTATCGGGTTCGGGCGAAGGGCGCGGCAAACATTCCGAGGAGAGGGCCTGCCCTTTTGTTTGGAAATCATACCAGCTTTATGGACGCACTCTGGATCCTCTCGCTGCGACCCCGAAAGGTGCGTTTTCTGGTGGCTAGGGAATATATGGAGGATCGGGGGAAAATTCTTCGATGGATCCTCATGTTTTCCGGAGCGATCCCGATTCACGAGAAAGATGATCCGAAACGATTGGCCCGGTCTCTTCTGGTAGCCCGCAAAGCGCTCCTCGAAGGTGGAGTAGTGGGAGTTTTTCCGGAAGGCCGATTTACGCGAACGGGACACTTACATCCGTTTAAACACGGTTTGGAATCGATCATCCGTGGAACCGATGCTGCGGTGGTGCCGTTCTTCATTGAGGGTGGTTTTCGCACGCGGGCTGGCCTCGGGCTGAATGGGAAACCAGTTCTCTTCCATCCGTCCGATTTACTGCGCCGTATTTACCTTTGGGTGGGAGAGCCCATTGAGTCCACTGAGAGTGGCTTCGTTTCAAAAGCAGAGGCAGAGGTGCAACGGGGGGCAGTTGAAGCGGCGAGATTCCGGATCAATTCAGATGGAAAGGTGCGGGAGAAGGCTATTCGGAGGGTCCAGCGGAGACTTTCGGGAGGGAAGAATCCTGCGGCGATTCGTGATTTAAGCGACAGGATGATTGCCCAGGTGAACGGGTTGGAAGTAGTCGCAAGGTTATCCCGAAAGGATGGAGTTTTTGGTGCGTTCCCGTCAGACGATCCACTGGGGCAACTAGTCAATTTCTGGCTTCCAGCGGTCACTCGCTGTCGCAGCATTTATTCTGAACTTCCGACGGACGGTGATTTTGATGATCAGGTGCTCAAGAAGGCGCGTCCCACGATTCTTTTTGGAGAAGCTGCGTTTTTTGAAATGCTGGTCCAGAAAATCTTACCTGAATCGCTTGGATCCGTTCGGTTGGCATTTCTTTTTGGCGGGGCTGATTCGGAGATGCGGGCATTGTTTTCCGAGAAGTTTGGGGTGAGCTTGTTGGACGGTTTCTTCTCTCAGGACAGCAAAGTTCTTGTCTCGCTCAACGTGCCTGATGCCGATCTCGATGGATTTTGCCAGACAGGATCGGTTTCTGGAACGGTGGGACGCCCTCTTCCAAATGGTCGTGTTCGAATCTTCGATGATCGGTCTCGGAACGAACTTGGGGACAATAGACCAGGTTTAATCGAGATTCAGGGACCTGCAGTCGATAGGGGTGGCGTTGAGGGCGGATCCGATCAAGGAGAGTGGTGCAGATTGCCTGAAAGGGGTAGAATAGATGAGGAAGGATTTCTTACCCTCTTCAGCTAAATGCGATGAAAGGCATGCGTTTTCCTAGAGAATTCATCGTTTATTCAGTATGAGAACGACTACGCGAAGTTTACTGCGAACGAAAGTCTCTCCTCGCGGAATGAAATTCTCCTGCGAACGAAACCGAATAATGAATCAGAATAGTAAGATCGCGGTTTTTCTCCTACTCTTTTTACCCACATGTTTGCCGGCGGCGTGGAGGGTGGTGGATACCGGCCAGTCACGGTTTTATAACGACTTTGAGGAGATTGAGAGACCGCTAGAGGGTCAGGATTTTTTTGGACAGGATGCCCAATATTCAGGGTATCAATCAGCCTATCAGGACAACGGAGACGGGACTGTTTCCGATTTGAATACCGGGCTTATGTGGTCCCAGGCGGTAGGCCCAGATAAACTCTCTCTCGAGGAGGCCAGAGCTGAGGCAGAGGTCCTCGAACTTGGCGGGTATTCTGACTGGCGGGTTCCAAACATCAAAGAGCTCTATTCACTCATTGATTTTCGTGGTCGCACGGGAATGATGACGCGGGGCTCATCGATGTCTGAGGTTCCCCCTGATGCGATTCCGTTTATCAACACAGACTATTTTGATTTCCGCTATGGATCTTCAGAGGATGGCGAGCGTTACATCGATGCGCAGTGGCTTACCGATACCGAGTACGAGCCGGGAACTATGGGTGGAGAGGATACGCTTTTCGGGGTCAACTTTGCCGACGGTCGGATCAAAGGATACGGTTACGGGAGACGAGGCGGCCGAGAGAAAAAATTCTTTGTCCGCTACGTGCGGGGAATTGGGGACTATGGGGTGAATCAGTTCGAGGATAATGGCGATGGGACGGTGACGGATACGGCTACGGGATTGATGTGGAGCCAAAGAGATAGTGGCAAAGGGCTTGATTGGAAGGGCGCTCTTGAAATGGCTGAAGAGTCCGAGTTCGCTGGATATTCGGACTGGCGGCTTCCCAATGCAAAGGAGCTGCAGTCAATAGTCGACTACGAGCGTTCGCCTGACACAACCGATTCTGCGGCGATCGACCCGGTTTTTTTCACGACAACGATCAACAACGAGGAGGGAGTGAAGGACTATCCTTACTTTTGGACTTCAACCACCCACGATGATGGGCCTAATGCGGGTCAGGCAGTTTACGTGTCCTTCGGGAGGGCAATTGGTGAGATGAGGGGAAGGGTGCTGGACGTCCATGGTGCTGGAGCGCAGCGAAGTGACCCTAAAACCGGAGAACCTCGCTTGGGTCATGGTCCGCAGGGAGATGCACAGCGGGTGGAAAATTTCGTACGTTTGGTCCGTGGAGGCGAGGTGACTGAACTACCCAGTAGCTCGTCTGACTTTCTTAGAGAAGAGAGCTATCCACACACGATCAGGGTCGACGGTGAGGGGTTTGTTCCTGCCGAACGGGTGTTCCGCAGGCCACCTCCGAGGAGGGATGGACATGGGAATAAATGAGAGGGCGGAGAGGAGCCTACTTTGTAAGATTCGCGCCGCTTCCAGTCTACCGTTTTCTTAGGAAGGCAATCGGAGTCGGTTTTATCCTCACGCTCATAGACGGTTTGTTTGTGGCTGACCCCGAGGAGACTGTAAGCAGAGCAACTTGGCGTGTGCCAACTACCACCGGCACAGGGGAGATCACGACAGGGGGTAACCGGCTTATGAGAGCGAAAACGGACTTTCTAGATCGGTTGGTAACAAATCTAAGAAGAGCCGTCCACGAAGGAACGAATACAGCAAGCCGCCCATTTTCACTCCGTAGACTGAATTCTCCCTGGCCGCTACTCACCTGAAGGGAGCCTTCGAAGAGGAGCTCCCTCATTTCAGCCTTCTTGCTCTTTCGTGCGGATCTTCAGAGTCCCGTTGATTTTCCATTTGGCATGGGAAGCACTGTCCCCGGTTCCGCTGGGAACGCTTACTTCGAGCTGATCAAATTCGTAGGTGATTTCCGCGTTGCGGCCTGTCAGTTTGTCGTAGAGCCCGATTGCTAGCTCGGGCCAAGTGGTGGTATGTTCGTTTTCAGTAGCCATACCGCGAGAGAACCCCAATAGAACTTTTCGTCAAATCACTGAGGATGTTTCTGCTACTGAGGTCGTTTCCCTTCGCGAATCATCTCTTGTCGGCGCATTGGCATGGTGTCTATTAGATCAAACCATGGCTTTATTCTGAGGCTCTCGAATTGCCTGTCCTTGATTCCTCCATCTTTACCGATCAACAGAAAGAGCGTTTTGTCTGACTCTGGAAAGTCGAGCTCTTCGCGAATCCGGTTTTGTTCCGATTGAGTCAGGGGTTCATGGAATTTGATATCCGTATTGTCGCCCAAACGCAGAAAGATGAGGTCGCGATCCTCGATGCCTGAGGAATGGGATTCGATCAATTCTTCGAGCTTATCGAGAGAGGAGTCACCCGTCTGATAAACCACGATACGCTTCTCCCATTGGAAGGATCGAAGGGTTTTTGGATCTGGTTCAGCGGACAAAACTGCAACGACAAGGGCGAAGGAGAATGCGGTGGTTACTCGCACAGATCAAAATCGAAGCAGAGCAGAGAGAATGCAAGCGGGATTGGTCTCTTTAGAAATTTGGTATTACAATTCGGTTGAAAGATGGCCCAAAATCTGCGGCTTTTTTGGGAATGGAAGGGTTCGAAGTAGAAGGAATCTTACTCGATCTTTCTGGAACGCTTTATTCTGGGGATAAGCGAATTGAGGGGACCCGGAAGTGCTTGGCCGAACTCAAAAGTCGCAAGCTTCCTTATCTCTTTCTCACCAATACAACGACTAAACCGAGGTGCCTCATAGCAGAGAAGCTGGCCGACTTCGGAATTGAAACTGCAGAAGAGGCGATCCTTACACCGATGGTTGCAGCCCGCGAGCAGTGGAAAAAAGACGGGTTTGAAACGGCAGCGCTTTTTGTAGGAGAGGATTTAAAAGGCGATCTGGTCGGCATTCGTGAAAACTACGAGAAACCCGACGTGGTAATCGTTGGAGACCTTGGTGAGGACTTTTCGTATTCGATTCTCAATCAGATTTTCCGGCTCCTTATGGGTGGCGCTTCTTTTTACGCGCTTGCTCGAAATCGTCGCTTTGAATCCGAGGGAGAGTTGTTTCTGGACATGGGCCCATTTATTGAAGCGCTGGCTTATGGTTCTGGAAAGCAGCCGATCTGTCTCGGTAAACCTTCACCGGAATTCTTCTCGGGTGCAGTGGCCCAGCTGGGGGTGCCTAGAGAGAAAGTAGCGGTGGTTGGAGATGACCTCGAGAGTGATGTGCTCGGAGCAATGGATTGCGGCTTAAAAGGAGTTCTCGTTCGCACGGGCAAATTCGCAGAGGCCCAGTTGATGGATTCGAGCCGAAAACCGGATGCGGTTCTTGATTCCATAGCGGCGCTTCCAGATTTGCTCTTCTGTTAAGAAGGTTGAAAGGAGAGCTCTCTTTTTTCTGACACTTGCTTTCCTTTCTGGCGCACGTCAGCGTGTCAGGGATGAGTAACGAAAAAGCGACAATCGAAACAAGCAAAGGGAACATGGTCGTCACTTTCTGGGAGGATGTGGCTCCCAAGACGGTCGAGAATTTCAAAAAACTGGCGAAAGACGGTTTTTACGATGGGACCGCTTTTCATCGGATTATGAAAGGGTTTATGATCCAAGGCGGAGACCCCCTCACTAAGGAAGCGAGCAAGGAACACTTGTGGGGAACGGGAGGTCCTGGCCACACGGTTGACGCGGAGTTCAATAGTCGGCCGCACAAGAAAGGGGTTCTTTCTATGGCCCGGTCCAGCGATCCCAACTCTGCAGGATCCCAGTTTTTCATCTGCCTTGACGAGTGTTCATTTCTAGACGGGCAGTATACCGGTTTCGGTGAACTGGAGTCGGGCGAAGAAGTGTTGGTATCGATTGGGGACACGCCCTGTAGCTACGGGTCCGGTGGGGAGAAAAGCAAGCCGACCGAGCGGGTGGAAGTGATCGGGGTGACTGTGGGCTAGCTGTTGAGGGGATCGCGAACGTTGAACTTTAAACGCTGAATATTGAACGTTTAAAGTTCGCCATCTGTTTGATCGATCTCACCGAATCCGGTTCCCGTAGCCGTTCGGACCACGAGGCCGCGTGGAGAACCGCGTCGCTAACCTGAAAGCGATTTCTTGCCGGCTGTTATACCGGCCAGTGGTAGAGAAAGAAATAGATCATCACTCCGGTTACTGAGACGTAATACCAGATCGGATACGTG
This window of the Verrucomicrobiota bacterium genome carries:
- a CDS encoding 1-acyl-sn-glycerol-3-phosphate acyltransferase, whose protein sequence is MTGFLLVVGLLLGLAVLGFWIFPDISRWILVLLVSRSFYRVRAKGAANIPRRGPALLFGNHTSFMDALWILSLRPRKVRFLVAREYMEDRGKILRWILMFSGAIPIHEKDDPKRLARSLLVARKALLEGGVVGVFPEGRFTRTGHLHPFKHGLESIIRGTDAAVVPFFIEGGFRTRAGLGLNGKPVLFHPSDLLRRIYLWVGEPIESTESGFVSKAEAEVQRGAVEAARFRINSDGKVREKAIRRVQRRLSGGKNPAAIRDLSDRMIAQVNGLEVVARLSRKDGVFGAFPSDDPLGQLVNFWLPAVTRCRSIYSELPTDGDFDDQVLKKARPTILFGEAAFFEMLVQKILPESLGSVRLAFLFGGADSEMRALFSEKFGVSLLDGFFSQDSKVLVSLNVPDADLDGFCQTGSVSGTVGRPLPNGRVRIFDDRSRNELGDNRPGLIEIQGPAVDRGGVEGGSDQGEWCRLPERGRIDEEGFLTLFS
- a CDS encoding DUF4174 domain-containing protein, with protein sequence MRVTTAFSFALVVAVLSAEPDPKTLRSFQWEKRIVVYQTGDSSLDKLEELIESHSSGIEDRDLIFLRLGDNTDIKFHEPLTQSEQNRIREELDFPESDKTLFLLIGKDGGIKDRQFESLRIKPWFDLIDTMPMRRQEMIREGKRPQ
- a CDS encoding peptidylprolyl isomerase, encoding MSNEKATIETSKGNMVVTFWEDVAPKTVENFKKLAKDGFYDGTAFHRIMKGFMIQGGDPLTKEASKEHLWGTGGPGHTVDAEFNSRPHKKGVLSMARSSDPNSAGSQFFICLDECSFLDGQYTGFGELESGEEVLVSIGDTPCSYGSGGEKSKPTERVEVIGVTVG
- a CDS encoding HAD-IIA family hydrolase; protein product: MEGFEVEGILLDLSGTLYSGDKRIEGTRKCLAELKSRKLPYLFLTNTTTKPRCLIAEKLADFGIETAEEAILTPMVAAREQWKKDGFETAALFVGEDLKGDLVGIRENYEKPDVVIVGDLGEDFSYSILNQIFRLLMGGASFYALARNRRFESEGELFLDMGPFIEALAYGSGKQPICLGKPSPEFFSGAVAQLGVPREKVAVVGDDLESDVLGAMDCGLKGVLVRTGKFAEAQLMDSSRKPDAVLDSIAALPDLLFC
- a CDS encoding DUF1566 domain-containing protein, translating into MNQNSKIAVFLLLFLPTCLPAAWRVVDTGQSRFYNDFEEIERPLEGQDFFGQDAQYSGYQSAYQDNGDGTVSDLNTGLMWSQAVGPDKLSLEEARAEAEVLELGGYSDWRVPNIKELYSLIDFRGRTGMMTRGSSMSEVPPDAIPFINTDYFDFRYGSSEDGERYIDAQWLTDTEYEPGTMGGEDTLFGVNFADGRIKGYGYGRRGGREKKFFVRYVRGIGDYGVNQFEDNGDGTVTDTATGLMWSQRDSGKGLDWKGALEMAEESEFAGYSDWRLPNAKELQSIVDYERSPDTTDSAAIDPVFFTTTINNEEGVKDYPYFWTSTTHDDGPNAGQAVYVSFGRAIGEMRGRVLDVHGAGAQRSDPKTGEPRLGHGPQGDAQRVENFVRLVRGGEVTELPSSSSDFLREESYPHTIRVDGEGFVPAERVFRRPPPRRDGHGNK
- a CDS encoding MBL fold metallo-hydrolase: MTARFQILGSSSAGNCAFLQTEEAKILIDAGFSGRKTTSMLREIGVEPEELDGVFVTHEHNDHAAGVRGLSRFSEIPFFANRDTAECLQGKLERGVQWKIFETGRPFVFRDLEVRPVGVPHDAYDPVCFIFQWGRDDLFSPRQSLAWINDLGHVPPAIHPVLSRAETVVIESNYDEDMLESDVKRPWSLKQRIRGRHGHLSNKDTLAALQQVERPRWRSVHLSHLSRDCNSVSLVEDTFGPFFESLAHEVEMTVVSPG
- the pyk gene encoding pyruvate kinase, encoding MHHRNTKIIFTIGPASDSPEMLRSLIREGVDVCRVNMAHAPREAVAGIVAKVRAAGEAEERPIAVMVDIKGPEIRTGALEQSIELAVGDSIDFACSEDAEKREGIPLVEVNYPGLINDVEEGSSILVDNGLLRFKVVEKMQSRLGCVVEIGGSLGSRRHINLPGTRVSLPCLTDKDRKDIDASLAAGVEFFAQSFVREPEDVEVFRRYLQKKRSSARIIAKIEDQQAIRNLDDIIRASDGLMVARGDLGIECPYEDLPVIQQRAVSTCIRLTKPAIVATHMLESMIENPVPTRAEVSDVTYAVGQRADAIMLSGETTVGKFPLECVRVFKRIAETTERLEESETRIPVPLKRPKSKLLRSAAQLAEDIEGASVVVFTRAGNLPQVVSSLRPHGSPIFAFTDLPKLAPQLRLLRGVHPFVLPFEEDREETILNAFKMLVDKGFASVDSWAVVITSVLRLDQTVNGLQLRQIEV